One genomic segment of Paenibacillus sp. FSL H8-0332 includes these proteins:
- a CDS encoding ArpU family phage packaging/lysis transcriptional regulator produces the protein MISSLPELDRRRTQVTIENMLEKYRIFKSVTFEAKEAGITYSYTERFHGATNTVTDQTAAIATHNVDVPAARRAYCAVIDSVVERLTQREQQLVRERYMRREESYDYTIYNHVFDPPVSKDTYVKIRSKAFYKMALALADLQLLSLATLTKTPAGGNGSKGPKSF, from the coding sequence ATTATATCTTCGCTGCCCGAGCTTGACCGCCGCCGGACTCAGGTCACTATAGAGAATATGCTGGAGAAATATCGGATTTTCAAATCTGTCACGTTCGAGGCTAAAGAGGCCGGGATTACGTACTCCTACACGGAGCGGTTCCATGGCGCGACTAATACGGTTACCGATCAGACAGCAGCAATTGCCACGCATAATGTAGATGTGCCTGCTGCAAGACGGGCGTACTGTGCTGTGATTGATTCGGTTGTAGAGCGGCTTACCCAGAGGGAACAACAACTGGTGCGGGAGAGATACATGCGCAGAGAGGAGAGCTACGACTACACGATATACAATCATGTGTTCGATCCTCCGGTGAGCAAGGATACTTATGTGAAAATAAGGTCGAAGGCGTTCTATAAGATGGCGCTGGCGCTCGCTGATCTGCAGCTGTTGTCTCTGGCTACGCTCACGAAAACCCCGGCTGGCGGGAATGGATCTAAGGGGCCGAAATCCTTTTGA
- a CDS encoding helix-turn-helix domain-containing protein has protein sequence MAEEFGYYLRQLREGKGLTINQLAALAGISGAQISRIENGLRGVPKPATLRKIAEATDVSYEELMGHAGYLTETEGSTEGSVPAWATSKDKRDFRQMLEDDGELMFDGIPLNKEDKQRIKDVLTGLFWEAKQMNKRTKPKHHPGKE, from the coding sequence ATGGCAGAGGAATTCGGATACTATCTGAGACAGCTTCGGGAAGGAAAGGGATTGACCATTAATCAGCTGGCAGCGCTTGCCGGTATCAGTGGAGCCCAGATCTCACGGATCGAGAATGGATTACGGGGTGTCCCCAAACCGGCTACACTGCGCAAGATTGCTGAAGCGACCGATGTGTCTTACGAGGAGCTAATGGGCCATGCTGGTTATTTAACCGAGACTGAGGGCAGTACAGAGGGCTCTGTGCCTGCCTGGGCCACCAGCAAGGATAAGCGGGACTTCCGGCAAATGCTGGAGGATGATGGTGAGCTGATGTTTGACGGGATTCCCCTGAACAAGGAAGATAAACAGCGGATCAAGGACGTATTAACCGGCTTGTTCTGGGAGGCTAAGCAGATGAATAAGCGGACCAAGCCTAAGCACCATCCAGGTAAAGAGTAA
- a CDS encoding ImmA/IrrE family metallo-endopeptidase codes for MDELIKRLVKKYNTSSPFELAEALGIHIRFMHLGDGTKGLYYRKLRRRFIVIHNQLPLEWQRFVCAHELAHDRLHKGVNRFFLEENSYFSPGKLERQANLFAVKLLSVGTAIEQDESVQSYYARIGIPAEVVFFLDD; via the coding sequence ATGGATGAGCTAATCAAGCGTTTGGTCAAAAAATACAATACCAGCAGCCCCTTCGAACTGGCTGAAGCACTAGGGATTCATATCCGGTTCATGCATCTGGGTGACGGCACCAAGGGCCTCTACTACCGTAAGCTAAGAAGAAGGTTCATCGTCATCCATAACCAGCTGCCGCTGGAGTGGCAACGATTCGTATGCGCACATGAACTCGCGCATGACCGTCTGCACAAAGGGGTCAACCGTTTTTTTCTGGAGGAGAATTCTTATTTCTCACCAGGCAAGCTGGAACGGCAGGCTAACCTATTCGCGGTCAAGCTGCTATCGGTCGGCACTGCCATTGAGCAGGATGAATCGGTACAGAGCTATTATGCAAGAATTGGCATCCCGGCTGAGGTTGTCTTTTTTTTAGACGATTAA